A stretch of Myroides oncorhynchi DNA encodes these proteins:
- a CDS encoding TonB-dependent receptor has translation MKPLFLIKTSHKYLFTGLLLASLNSFAQENGNLKGTIVSHTQEKLAGTSIILNNNVFTAIADNNGKYLFENIKSGKYLITVQYKNTIERDSITITTNQTLSKDFMLYDDNSETLNAVVINTNKNIRSSSSLRTAANLLDVPQNIQVIDKGLMDDQISITMSDAIAQNVSGVRSVLHQEQAGAGIYARGYTATNLRNGMDISGTFGPLREDNTFIERVEFVKGPAGFMMGNTQPGGFYNIVTKKPMGANKTTIRTTLGSYNLYRAEVDVDTKLAKNEKLLFRLNGMATKTSSYQLYNKNSYLSFAPSLKYNISEDTNVTFEYIFNSNEFEGGFAKYAYSKNGFKDLPRKFTFSDPIIDPTTIKEHNVFINLNHRLNDDWNLTAKLGYVKATMEGENMYPIYNSIDDQGNVTRGLSINDALNTAKVGQVYMNGKFNITDKIKNNVLFGLDMGQKEHMADWSEIADDKGNIIQVGPKFNIYNPVYGKLTKKDIPTYDRSRSLRERAAGNIQEYSYISLYIQDEILLLDEKLRLGLGVRYTSTEKTTSASKGDVVKNQAYTPRFSVSYSITPALTAYALYDQSFQEQAGKLENNKTADPSKGTNKEFGLKKTWFEKKLFTSLAFYQVDKTNILTPLDASANNQIMVQSGKAKSKGIEFDMNGQITEGLTLTMNYAYTDAKITEDNNPNKKGQLLPGTAKHSTNAWLTYRVSSGTFEGLGFSLGYQYQKDRSQAPVQAKTYLPDDYFTLDGGVSYKKDNYAFNLIVNNITDRYNYVGYFPGAWGYTHYGWRATPPLSFKLSLAYTF, from the coding sequence ATGAAACCACTATTTTTAATTAAAACAAGTCATAAATATCTATTTACAGGTCTACTACTAGCCTCTTTAAATAGCTTTGCACAAGAGAATGGAAACCTTAAAGGGACTATTGTCAGTCATACACAAGAGAAACTAGCAGGGACTAGTATTATCTTAAACAATAATGTATTTACAGCAATAGCTGATAACAATGGAAAATATCTATTCGAAAACATTAAATCTGGGAAGTACCTTATAACGGTACAATATAAAAATACAATAGAGAGAGATAGTATTACGATAACAACTAATCAAACATTATCAAAAGACTTTATGCTTTATGATGACAATAGCGAAACACTAAATGCTGTGGTCATTAATACAAATAAGAATATTCGTTCTTCTTCTTCATTGCGTACAGCTGCTAATTTACTTGACGTACCACAAAATATCCAAGTCATCGATAAAGGGTTAATGGATGACCAAATTAGTATTACGATGAGTGATGCGATCGCACAGAATGTGAGTGGTGTTCGTTCTGTATTACATCAAGAACAAGCTGGTGCAGGTATTTATGCTCGAGGATATACTGCTACTAACTTACGTAATGGGATGGATATATCTGGTACTTTCGGCCCTCTGCGAGAAGATAATACTTTTATAGAACGAGTAGAATTCGTTAAAGGACCGGCAGGTTTTATGATGGGAAACACTCAGCCTGGTGGATTCTATAACATTGTTACCAAAAAGCCTATGGGGGCTAATAAGACTACTATCAGAACTACACTAGGTAGTTATAATCTATATCGTGCAGAAGTAGATGTGGATACTAAACTGGCAAAAAATGAAAAACTATTATTCCGCCTAAATGGTATGGCTACCAAAACAAGTTCATATCAACTATACAATAAAAACAGTTATCTATCATTTGCTCCTTCTCTAAAATACAACATTAGCGAAGATACCAACGTTACTTTTGAATATATATTTAACTCTAATGAATTCGAAGGTGGGTTTGCGAAATATGCCTATTCTAAGAATGGTTTTAAAGACCTTCCGCGTAAATTTACTTTTAGCGATCCTATCATAGACCCTACTACGATTAAAGAGCATAATGTATTCATTAATCTTAATCACCGTCTAAATGATGATTGGAATCTTACTGCTAAACTAGGGTATGTAAAAGCAACTATGGAAGGAGAGAATATGTATCCAATTTATAATTCTATAGATGATCAAGGTAATGTCACACGCGGATTATCAATAAATGATGCATTAAACACTGCTAAAGTAGGTCAAGTGTATATGAATGGTAAATTTAATATCACTGACAAGATTAAAAACAATGTTCTTTTCGGTTTAGATATGGGGCAAAAAGAACATATGGCTGATTGGTCAGAAATTGCAGATGATAAGGGGAATATCATTCAAGTTGGGCCTAAATTCAACATCTATAATCCAGTATATGGAAAACTAACAAAAAAAGACATTCCTACTTATGATCGCTCTCGTTCTTTAAGAGAAAGAGCTGCTGGTAATATACAGGAGTATAGCTACATCTCATTATACATTCAAGATGAGATATTATTACTTGATGAGAAACTTAGACTAGGATTAGGAGTACGTTACACCTCAACAGAAAAAACAACAAGTGCTTCTAAAGGAGATGTTGTAAAAAATCAAGCTTATACACCAAGATTTAGTGTAAGTTATTCTATTACACCTGCATTAACAGCTTATGCACTTTATGATCAAAGCTTTCAAGAACAAGCAGGTAAATTAGAGAATAACAAAACAGCAGATCCTTCTAAAGGAACTAACAAGGAGTTTGGACTTAAGAAAACTTGGTTTGAAAAGAAACTATTCACCTCTTTAGCCTTCTATCAAGTAGATAAAACTAATATATTAACTCCATTAGATGCAAGTGCTAATAATCAAATTATGGTGCAAAGTGGTAAAGCTAAATCTAAAGGAATAGAGTTTGATATGAATGGCCAAATCACAGAAGGATTAACATTGACTATGAACTATGCTTATACAGATGCTAAGATAACTGAAGACAATAATCCTAATAAGAAAGGACAACTACTTCCAGGAACTGCAAAGCACAGTACTAATGCTTGGTTAACGTATAGAGTGTCATCAGGAACCTTTGAAGGTTTAGGTTTTTCTCTAGGGTATCAATATCAAAAAGATCGCTCACAAGCTCCTGTCCAAGCCAAAACATATTTACCTGATGATTACTTCACTCTTGACGGTGGTGTATCTTATAAGAAAGACAATTATGCCTTTAATCTTATAGTCAACAATATTACAGATAGATATAACTATGTGGGATATTTCCCAGGAGCTTGGGGATATACACATTATGGTTGGAGAGCTACTCCTCCTCTATCATTTAAACTTAGTCTAGCGTATACTTTTTAA
- a CDS encoding heavy metal translocating P-type ATPase, producing MKKEYKVSGMSCNGCRTKIEDTLNELHGIKAEVSLEKEYANIESHHDIDTLTLQKALLQKGNYILQEIVTKEDGTQEILPALEISEEDMYQQELPEGMADKAGKYFCPMLCEGDKVYDTNVGCPVCGMNLEQIPAPKIEKTVYYCPMLCEGDKTYDKPGNCPKCGMNLVPKTIMVEQEDTTYTDMLKKLRISVGFTIPVFILAMGSMIPGDPIGKIVPHEWNNYIQMLFTIPVVWVCWMFFTRAWTSFKTWNLNMFSLIGLGSAAGLLFSVVALFFPDLFPQDFKGEHGIHLYFESVAVILTLVLVGQVMEAKAHSRTNTAIKELLKLSPTEATLVTDSGEEVIQIEKIIKGDRLRVKPGEKIPVDGVISEGESSIDESMITGEPIPVHKVKDDRVVSGTINGNSSFIMTAEKVGNETLLAQIIEMVNNASRSRAPIQKLADQVAKYFVPIVVLISIATFILWKVMGPEPRLAYAFVNALAVLIIACPCALGLATPMSIMVGIGKGAQNGILIKNAEALETANKVNVLITDKTGTLTEGKPSVEKIVSVHPDYTEEELLMLTASLNQNSEHALATSFTNKAKEQKMQLTPVKMFNNITGKGIQGVVDKKRVSLGNKALMEVVQAEITASILPQVEKEQNLGKTVSYIAEGNTIIGYAVLFDKIKESSKQAVKQLQDKGIEVIMITGDNPNTAKAVANELGIKHFLAEAMPEDKLNEIKKLQEQGKIVAMAGDGINDAPALAQANVGISMGTGTDVAIESAEVTLLQGDLIGIPKAINLSHGVMKNIKQNLFFAFIYNSVGIPIAAGILYPMFGIVLSPMIAAVAMSFSSVSVITNSLRLKNIKL from the coding sequence ATGAAAAAAGAATATAAAGTAAGTGGTATGAGCTGTAATGGTTGTAGAACCAAAATAGAAGATACACTTAATGAATTGCACGGTATTAAAGCTGAAGTCTCTTTAGAAAAAGAATATGCTAACATAGAATCACATCACGATATAGATACATTAACCTTGCAAAAAGCATTGCTTCAAAAAGGAAACTATATTTTACAAGAGATAGTGACTAAAGAAGATGGTACGCAAGAGATACTTCCTGCATTAGAAATAAGTGAGGAAGATATGTATCAACAAGAATTACCTGAAGGTATGGCTGATAAAGCGGGTAAATACTTCTGTCCTATGCTATGTGAGGGAGATAAAGTATATGATACCAATGTAGGATGCCCTGTGTGTGGAATGAACTTAGAACAAATACCTGCTCCTAAAATAGAAAAGACTGTATATTACTGTCCAATGCTGTGTGAGGGAGATAAAACGTATGACAAACCAGGTAACTGTCCTAAATGTGGGATGAATCTAGTCCCTAAAACAATAATGGTAGAACAGGAAGACACTACATACACTGATATGCTTAAGAAGTTGCGTATATCAGTTGGTTTTACTATTCCTGTCTTTATACTAGCCATGGGGTCTATGATACCAGGTGATCCGATCGGTAAGATAGTACCACACGAGTGGAATAATTATATACAGATGTTGTTTACTATTCCAGTAGTATGGGTATGTTGGATGTTCTTTACTAGAGCGTGGACTTCATTCAAAACTTGGAATCTGAATATGTTTAGTTTGATTGGATTAGGATCAGCTGCTGGTTTACTATTCAGTGTAGTAGCCCTATTCTTCCCAGACTTGTTTCCTCAAGATTTCAAAGGAGAACATGGTATACATCTTTATTTTGAATCTGTTGCAGTTATCCTAACGCTAGTATTAGTTGGGCAAGTAATGGAGGCTAAAGCACATAGCCGTACTAATACAGCTATCAAAGAATTATTAAAACTATCACCTACTGAAGCTACTTTAGTAACTGACAGTGGTGAAGAAGTAATCCAAATAGAGAAAATAATAAAAGGGGATCGCCTGCGTGTAAAACCAGGAGAAAAAATACCTGTAGATGGTGTGATCAGCGAAGGAGAATCTAGTATAGATGAATCTATGATTACAGGAGAACCTATCCCTGTACACAAGGTAAAAGACGATAGAGTAGTCTCTGGTACAATCAACGGAAATAGTTCATTCATTATGACTGCAGAAAAAGTAGGTAATGAAACTCTATTAGCACAGATCATCGAAATGGTGAATAACGCAAGTAGATCTAGAGCCCCTATCCAGAAGTTAGCAGATCAGGTAGCGAAGTACTTCGTACCTATCGTCGTTCTGATTTCTATAGCGACATTTATTCTATGGAAAGTTATGGGACCTGAGCCTAGACTTGCTTACGCATTCGTAAATGCGCTTGCTGTATTAATTATCGCTTGTCCATGTGCGTTAGGATTAGCTACTCCTATGTCTATTATGGTAGGTATCGGTAAGGGAGCTCAAAATGGGATTCTAATAAAGAATGCTGAAGCTTTAGAAACAGCCAATAAAGTAAATGTATTAATCACTGACAAAACAGGTACCCTTACAGAAGGAAAACCTTCAGTAGAGAAAATAGTAAGTGTACACCCTGATTATACTGAAGAGGAGTTATTAATGCTTACAGCTTCATTAAATCAAAATAGTGAGCACGCACTGGCTACTTCATTTACTAATAAAGCGAAAGAACAAAAGATGCAGTTAACTCCTGTCAAAATGTTTAATAACATCACAGGAAAAGGAATACAAGGTGTGGTAGATAAAAAGCGTGTTTCTCTAGGGAATAAAGCGCTTATGGAAGTAGTACAAGCTGAAATAACAGCTAGTATTCTACCACAAGTAGAAAAAGAACAAAACTTAGGAAAAACTGTGTCGTATATAGCAGAAGGAAATACAATCATCGGATACGCTGTACTGTTTGACAAAATAAAAGAAAGTAGTAAACAAGCTGTAAAACAATTACAAGACAAAGGTATCGAAGTGATTATGATCACTGGTGATAACCCTAATACAGCTAAGGCTGTAGCTAATGAATTAGGTATTAAACATTTCTTAGCTGAAGCGATGCCTGAAGACAAATTAAATGAAATCAAAAAATTACAAGAACAAGGCAAAATTGTTGCAATGGCAGGTGATGGAATAAATGATGCTCCTGCTCTAGCACAGGCCAATGTAGGTATCTCGATGGGTACAGGTACTGATGTAGCTATAGAAAGTGCTGAAGTAACTTTATTGCAAGGAGATTTAATAGGTATACCAAAAGCAATTAATTTAAGTCATGGAGTAATGAAGAATATTAAACAAAACTTGTTCTTCGCATTTATCTATAACAGTGTAGGAATACCAATAGCAGCGGGGATATTATATCCAATGTTTGGTATTGTATTATCTCCTATGATAGCAGCTGTAGCGATGAGTTTTAGTTCTGTCTCTGTTATTACTAACTCATTAAGACTTAAAAACATTAAACTTTAA
- the gcvT gene encoding glycine cleavage system aminomethyltransferase GcvT, with the protein MKQVTLNHIHEALGAKMVPFAGFNMPVQYEGVNAEHETVRNGVGVFDVSHMGIFKISGPNALALIQKVTSNDASVLVDGKAQYCYFPNTTGGVIDDIITYRVNESEYLMVVNASNIEKDWNWVSSHNDVNATLENLSDAYSILAIQGPKAIESMQSLTAVNLADIKFYNFVIDTFAGVKDVVISATGYTGSGGFEVYVKNEDVEALWNKVFEAGANWGIKPIGLAARDTLRLEMGYCLYGNELNDEISPLEAGLGWVTKFTKDFINSDNLKAEKEAGIKNRLIGFELVGKGIPRHDYEIVDAQGNVIGKVTSGTQSPSLGKGIGMGYVPVALAAEGSQIFIRIRKNDIEAKVVKTPFYKK; encoded by the coding sequence ATGAAACAAGTAACTTTAAACCACATACACGAAGCTTTAGGAGCTAAGATGGTTCCATTTGCAGGTTTTAATATGCCTGTGCAATATGAAGGAGTAAATGCAGAACACGAAACAGTAAGAAACGGAGTTGGTGTATTTGATGTATCTCACATGGGGATTTTCAAAATATCTGGGCCAAATGCATTAGCATTAATCCAAAAAGTTACTTCTAATGATGCATCTGTTTTAGTAGATGGAAAAGCACAATATTGCTACTTCCCTAACACAACAGGTGGAGTAATTGATGATATTATTACTTATAGAGTAAATGAAAGTGAATATTTGATGGTTGTAAACGCATCAAATATTGAAAAAGATTGGAACTGGGTAAGCTCTCATAATGATGTGAATGCTACTTTAGAGAATCTATCTGATGCCTACTCTATCTTAGCTATACAAGGACCTAAAGCTATTGAGTCTATGCAAAGCTTAACTGCTGTAAACTTAGCTGATATCAAATTCTACAACTTTGTGATTGATACTTTCGCTGGTGTTAAAGATGTCGTAATCTCTGCTACAGGATATACAGGTTCTGGAGGTTTTGAAGTTTACGTAAAAAATGAAGATGTAGAAGCTCTTTGGAATAAAGTATTCGAAGCTGGTGCTAATTGGGGTATCAAGCCTATCGGATTAGCTGCTCGTGATACACTACGTTTAGAAATGGGATACTGCCTATATGGAAATGAACTAAATGATGAAATCTCTCCATTAGAAGCAGGATTAGGATGGGTAACTAAGTTTACGAAAGACTTTATCAACTCTGATAATTTAAAGGCTGAAAAAGAAGCTGGTATCAAAAATAGATTGATTGGTTTCGAACTAGTTGGTAAAGGTATTCCTAGACATGACTATGAAATCGTAGATGCTCAAGGTAACGTAATTGGTAAAGTTACTTCTGGTACACAATCTCCTTCATTAGGAAAAGGAATTGGAATGGGATATGTTCCTGTAGCATTAGCTGCTGAAGGAAGCCAAATCTTTATTCGTATTCGTAAAAATGATATTGAAGCAAAAGTGGTAAAAACACCATTTTACAAAAAATAA
- a CDS encoding YebC/PmpR family DNA-binding transcriptional regulator — protein MGRAFEFRKGRKLKRWSAMAKTFTRIGKDIVMAVKEGGPNPEANSRLRAVIQNAKAANMPKENVERAIKRATDKDTENYKEVIFEGYGPHGIAFLIETATDNNNRTVANIRSYFNKCNGTMGTQGSVEFMFDHTCNFRIPAEEGRDLEEFELELIDFGIDEIFEDEDGVMIYAPFESFGAIQKELESRGIEILSSGFDRIPQVTKELTEAEMADVEKLLDKIEEDDDVQNVFTTMA, from the coding sequence ATGGGAAGAGCGTTTGAATTTAGAAAAGGACGTAAGCTAAAACGTTGGTCTGCTATGGCTAAAACGTTTACAAGAATTGGTAAGGATATCGTAATGGCTGTTAAAGAAGGCGGACCTAATCCTGAGGCTAATTCACGCCTTCGTGCAGTAATACAAAATGCTAAGGCAGCGAATATGCCTAAAGAAAACGTAGAACGTGCTATTAAACGTGCTACAGATAAAGATACTGAGAACTATAAAGAAGTTATCTTCGAAGGATACGGACCACACGGAATCGCTTTCTTAATCGAAACAGCAACTGATAACAATAATAGAACAGTAGCAAACATTAGAAGTTACTTCAACAAATGTAACGGAACAATGGGTACACAAGGTTCTGTTGAGTTTATGTTTGACCACACGTGTAACTTTAGAATCCCTGCTGAAGAAGGTAGAGATTTAGAAGAGTTCGAATTAGAATTAATAGACTTCGGTATCGACGAAATCTTTGAGGATGAAGATGGTGTAATGATTTATGCTCCTTTCGAAAGCTTTGGTGCTATCCAAAAAGAATTGGAAAGTAGAGGTATCGAGATTTTATCTTCTGGATTTGATAGAATTCCTCAAGTAACAAAAGAATTAACAGAAGCTGAAATGGCTGATGTTGAGAAATTGTTAGACAAGATCGAAGAGGATGACGACGTACAAAACGTTTTCACTACAATGGCTTAA
- a CDS encoding DUF6804 family protein produces MERAIKIAVAIFLILSAFTSSPDLDLLVGFIVIVALGILAYNSHLNKKLIEMTMYLVIIGMFQPFYELPIDSKWWFIINLVVAVYLVISTFISRSKVKDNNA; encoded by the coding sequence ATGGAAAGAGCAATAAAAATAGCTGTAGCAATTTTTTTAATTTTGAGTGCATTTACATCTTCACCTGATTTAGATCTTTTAGTTGGATTTATAGTCATAGTAGCCCTAGGTATCTTAGCTTATAATTCCCATCTAAATAAGAAATTGATTGAGATGACGATGTATTTAGTGATTATAGGTATGTTTCAACCTTTTTATGAGTTGCCAATTGATTCTAAATGGTGGTTTATAATTAATCTTGTTGTAGCTGTGTATCTGGTTATTTCTACATTTATCTCTCGTTCTAAGGTGAAAGATAATAATGCTTAG
- a CDS encoding sulfurtransferase: MKPIITPQELRALKHSNTSFVLIDATNSKVARENYDNQHLDGSIFVDGNTQLAEIGEDASKGGRHPLPSVEKFGQSLQDLGITPDSHVIIYDTVFGGNSAARFWWMLTAVGHQKVQVLSGGMAAAEKVGYLVNNNKVKISEVGVYPTTVWQLPLADINEIEANTEREDYIVIDVREENRYKGISEPIDTVAGHIPGAVNIPYMSNLDSEGLFLSEELLREKYSAVLNNYSAENSAVHCGSGITACHTLLAITAAGLPTPKLYVGSWSEWSRSGKTIATDK, encoded by the coding sequence ATGAAACCAATTATTACACCACAAGAACTACGAGCATTAAAACACTCTAATACTTCATTTGTATTGATAGATGCTACCAATAGTAAAGTCGCGAGAGAGAATTATGACAACCAACATTTAGACGGATCAATATTCGTAGATGGGAATACGCAGTTGGCAGAGATAGGAGAGGATGCTTCTAAGGGAGGGAGACATCCCTTGCCTTCTGTAGAGAAGTTTGGACAAAGTCTTCAAGACTTAGGGATAACACCAGATAGTCATGTGATTATTTATGATACTGTATTCGGTGGTAATTCAGCAGCGCGCTTTTGGTGGATGCTTACAGCAGTAGGACATCAAAAGGTACAAGTATTAAGTGGAGGGATGGCCGCTGCAGAAAAAGTAGGTTATCTAGTCAATAACAATAAAGTAAAAATAAGTGAAGTAGGGGTATATCCTACTACTGTATGGCAGTTGCCATTAGCTGATATTAATGAGATAGAAGCTAATACAGAGCGCGAAGATTATATCGTAATCGATGTGCGTGAGGAGAATAGATATAAAGGAATCTCAGAACCTATAGATACCGTAGCAGGACATATTCCTGGTGCGGTTAATATTCCCTATATGTCTAATCTAGATAGTGAAGGACTATTCTTAAGTGAAGAGTTATTAAGAGAGAAGTATTCTGCAGTGTTAAATAATTACTCAGCAGAAAATAGTGCAGTTCACTGTGGCTCAGGTATTACTGCCTGTCATACTTTATTAGCTATTACAGCAGCGGGATTACCAACTCCTAAGTTATATGTTGGCTCATGGAGTGAATGGTCTAGAAGTGGTAAGACTATTGCTACTGATAAGTAA
- a CDS encoding helix-turn-helix domain-containing protein, whose protein sequence is MKNGEEIVEFFVIENMVTKAMSQTKKELVNDLGMFTTYYIFDSVDIIIRQYYLKYNQDYKLQYVFEETDYIELSFFFGKHIVRDVLNGKTNRYLPFHCYLGYLQCGSTADVLFEKDAVYEHLDIYLPLDFFNEWSQYDETIAEFTNAIKNNQSYSLVKGVKLTQELLILCNAIKTCNYKGIAKEIFVKSKVLEIVSILLNEKEERVEECTKLQLGIKLTVEDEAILLNVRDFIDLNYKEFYTTEELSKMFFINEYKLKKGFKYLYNLGLFEYAQQRRMNVAIQKLEAAKHTITEIAFDLGYSSSVAFSKAFKKHYGYPPKKFCLTDI, encoded by the coding sequence ATGAAAAACGGAGAAGAGATAGTAGAGTTCTTTGTGATAGAGAATATGGTGACTAAAGCTATGTCCCAAACTAAGAAAGAGCTTGTAAATGATTTAGGAATGTTTACTACTTATTATATATTCGATAGTGTGGATATTATTATAAGACAATACTATCTAAAGTATAATCAAGATTATAAGTTGCAGTATGTATTTGAAGAGACTGATTATATAGAGTTAAGTTTCTTTTTTGGGAAGCATATTGTACGGGATGTTTTAAATGGGAAAACGAATAGATACCTTCCATTTCATTGTTATTTAGGATATCTTCAATGCGGTAGTACAGCAGATGTACTATTTGAGAAAGATGCTGTATATGAACATTTAGATATCTATTTGCCTCTAGATTTTTTTAATGAATGGAGCCAGTATGATGAGACTATTGCTGAGTTTACTAATGCGATTAAGAATAATCAGTCTTATAGTTTAGTGAAAGGGGTAAAATTGACTCAAGAGTTACTAATCTTATGTAATGCAATCAAGACTTGTAACTATAAAGGTATTGCAAAGGAAATCTTTGTGAAAAGTAAAGTTTTAGAAATTGTCTCTATTTTGTTAAATGAGAAAGAAGAGAGAGTAGAGGAGTGTACTAAGTTACAACTCGGTATAAAACTGACAGTGGAAGATGAGGCAATCTTATTAAATGTACGTGATTTTATAGATCTAAACTATAAAGAGTTTTATACTACAGAGGAGCTGTCAAAGATGTTTTTTATCAATGAGTATAAATTAAAAAAAGGCTTTAAGTATTTGTATAATTTAGGTTTGTTTGAATATGCACAACAGAGAAGAATGAATGTCGCTATTCAGAAGTTGGAAGCTGCTAAGCACACTATAACAGAGATAGCTTTTGATCTAGGATATTCATCTTCTGTCGCTTTTTCTAAAGCGTTTAAAAAGCACTATGGGTATCCTCCTAAAAAATTCTGTCTAACAGATATATAA
- a CDS encoding neutral zinc metallopeptidase — protein MKWEGRRESKNVTDNRGKSTAGKTALGGGLIGIIATLLYLFGGETGKQIAPVIEQMGGNNQQTEQVDTRQLSNEEVEMGKMVAVMFADTEDVWHKVFKENGMQYREPKMELFDDKVNTQCGSATADVGPFYCPADETVYMDLRFFEELHTRFGAERGNFAIAYVIAHEVGHHVQTLLGTNSKVHQAQQGISKKEANKLSVGLELQADFYAGMWAKYNQKYLDAKDIDIALSAAQAVGDDAIQKRVSGQVNPDSFTHGTSKQRKEWFMKGYDTADLKQGNTFDFIR, from the coding sequence ATGAAATGGGAAGGTAGACGAGAAAGTAAGAACGTTACAGATAACAGAGGTAAATCTACAGCTGGTAAGACAGCTTTAGGTGGTGGTTTAATTGGTATAATAGCTACCTTACTTTATTTGTTTGGAGGAGAAACTGGTAAGCAGATTGCTCCTGTTATTGAACAAATGGGAGGCAATAATCAACAAACAGAACAAGTAGACACTAGACAACTCTCAAATGAAGAGGTCGAAATGGGAAAGATGGTAGCTGTTATGTTTGCTGATACAGAAGACGTATGGCATAAGGTATTCAAAGAAAATGGCATGCAATACCGTGAACCTAAAATGGAATTATTTGATGACAAAGTAAATACACAATGTGGTAGCGCTACAGCTGATGTAGGTCCTTTCTACTGTCCTGCTGATGAGACGGTATATATGGACTTAAGATTCTTTGAAGAACTACACACTCGTTTTGGAGCAGAGAGAGGTAACTTCGCTATAGCTTATGTCATCGCTCATGAAGTAGGACACCACGTCCAAACTCTTCTTGGTACAAACAGCAAAGTACATCAAGCACAACAAGGTATAAGTAAAAAAGAAGCAAATAAATTATCTGTAGGATTAGAACTACAAGCTGATTTTTACGCTGGTATGTGGGCTAAATACAATCAAAAGTATTTAGATGCTAAAGATATTGATATTGCACTAAGTGCTGCTCAAGCTGTGGGAGATGATGCTATTCAGAAAAGAGTATCAGGACAAGTTAACCCTGATTCATTTACTCATGGTACATCCAAACAACGAAAAGAATGGTTTATGAAAGGATATGATACTGCTGATCTAAAACAAGGAAATACCTTTGATTTTATTAGATAG